In Spinacia oleracea cultivar Varoflay chromosome 5, BTI_SOV_V1, whole genome shotgun sequence, a single window of DNA contains:
- the LOC110803243 gene encoding histone-lysine N-methyltransferase family member SUVH2 — translation MLPEMGSIVPFPDLNLDPNPGVASTSTGTPSTGVPTTPFRRPKLEIRVKSEPIDEPISEIQTPDLIPSSPPANDFALEPSPSSTTEDSNVYSEFCRISEMFRSAFAHQMQGTQPLDSNSGAIVAVPEEGNQFSALAVAAPNQLRRQKRSNELVRVTNLSVEDQRYFREIVRRTRMVYDALRIFSMTEEERRSGPGAGRRARGDLRAATLMRDRGLWLNRDKRIVGSIPGVFIGDLFYFRMELCVVGLHGQSQAGIDYLPSSQSSNGEPIATSIIVSGGYEDDEDAGDVLIYTGHGGLDKLHRMCNHQKLEGGNLALERSMHYGIEIRVIRGLKYEGSLTTKIYVYDGLYRVVETWFDVGRSGFGVYKFKLIRIEGQPEMGSTLLKLAQSLRTRALQVRPVGYLSLDLSMKKERVPIFVFNDIDADNDPLYYDYLPRTIFPHFVYAGGNMGCNCVTSCHDGCLCAMKNGGEIAYDHNGFLLRGKPLVFECSSHCGCPPSCRNRVSQKGLKTKLEVFRSRETGWGVRTLDLIHAGAFICEYAGVVLTREQAQVFTMNGDSLIYPGRFTEKWAEWGDLTQIYPDYVKPTYPSIPPLDFAMDVSRMRNVACYISHSISPNVMVQLVLYDHNNILFPHLMLFAMENIPPMRELSLDYGVADEYTGKLSICN, via the coding sequence ATGCTCCCAGAAATGGGATCTATTGTCCCATTTCCAGACCTTAATCTCGACCCAAACCCCGGTGTCGCCTCCACTTCTACTGGTACCCCAAGCACCGGCGTTCCAACCACCCCTTTCCGCCGTCCGAAGCTCGAAATCCGGGTCAAATCTGAACCAATTGATGAGCCCATCTCGGAAATCCAAACTCCCGATTTAATCCCCAGCTCCCCACCTGCAAATGACTTTGCTTTGGAACCTTCTCCTTCTTCGACTACCGAAGATTCCAATGTGTACTCCGAATTCTGTCGGATTTCGGAGATGTTCCGGTCTGCATTTGCCCATCAAATGCAGGGGACTCAACCGCTGGATTCAAATTCGGGGGCTATTGTTGCGGTCCCAGAAGAGGGAAACCAATTCTCAGCCCTAGCTGTTGCTGCTCCGAACCAGCTCCGCCGACAGAAGCGGTCTAATGAGCTTGTCCGAGTTACAAACCTCAGTGTGGAAGACCAGAGATACTTCAGGGAGATAGTTAGGCGAACTCGAATGGTATACGACGCGTTGAGGATATTTTCCATGACAGAGGAAGAGAGGAGAAGCGGTCCTGGAGCAGGAAGGCGAGCTCGTGGTGATTTACGGGCTGCTACATTGATGAGGGATCGTGGGCTTTGGCTTAATAGGGATAAAAGGATTGTTGGCTCTATTCCTGGAGTGTTCATTGGAGACTTGTTCTACTTTCGAATGGAGCTTTGTGTTGTTGGTTTACATGGGCAGTCTCAAGCTGGAATTGATTACTTGCCTTCAAGCCAAAGTTCGAATGGTGAACCAATTGCCACTAGTATTATTGTGTCCGGCGGATATGAAGATGATGAAGATGCTGGTGATGTGTTGATTTATACGGGGCATGGCGGACTTGATAAGCTTCACAGGATGTGCAACCACCAGAAGCTTGAAGGAGGTAATTTGGCTTTAGAAAGAAGTATGCATTATGGTATTGAAATTAGAGTGATTAGGGGTCTTAAATATGAAGGTAGTCTAACTACTAAAATTTATGTTTATGATGGTTTATATAGAGTTGTTGAGACTTGGTTTGATGTGGGGAGATCTGGTTTTGGTGTGTATAAGTTTAAACTTATAAGAATTGAGGGTCAACCTGAAATGGGTAGTACCCTATTGAAACTCGCTCAAAGCTTGAGGACTAGGGCACTGCAGGTTAGGCCTGTGGGGTATCTTAGTCTTGACCTTTCGATGAAGAAGGAGAGAGTGcccatttttgtttttaatgaTATTGACGCTGATAATGATCCGTTGTACTATGACTACCTTCCGAGGACGATTTTCCCTCATTTTGTATATGCGGGTGGAAATATGGGGTGCAACTGTGTCACTAGTTGTCATGATGGGTGTTTGTGTGCGATGAAGAATGGAGGGGAGATTGCTTACGATCATAATGGTTTTTTGTTGAGAGGTAAACCTCTAGTATTTGAATGTAGCAGCCACTGTGGTTGTCCTCCTAGTTGCCGGAATCGTGTAAGCCAGAAAGGACTTAAGACTAAGTTGGAAGTGTTTAGGTCCAGGGAAACCGGTTGGGGAGTTCGGACATTGGACTTGATACACGCTGGTGCATTTATATGTGAATATGCTGGGGTTGTTCTTACAAGGGAGCAGGCTCAAGTTTTCACCATGAATGGCGACAGTCTTATATATCCTGGCCGGTTTACAGAAAAGTGGGCTGAATGGGGGGATTTAACTCAAATATATCCTGATTATGTGAAACCAACATATCCCTCTATTCCTCCATTGGATTTTGCCATGGATGTTTCAAGGATGAGAAATGTTGCTTGTTACATAAGTCATAGTATTAGTCCCAACGTGATGGTGCAATTGGTGCTCTATGATCATAACAACATTTTGTTTCCTCATCTTATGTTGTTTGCAATGGAGAACATCCCACCAATGCGGGAACTTAGCCTTGATTATGGGGTTGCTGATGAATACACTGGAAAGCTCTCTATCTGCAACTAG